The Plasmodium yoelii strain 17X genome assembly, chromosome: 8 genome includes a region encoding these proteins:
- a CDS encoding protein phosphatase PPM12, putative produces MESFLNKCLHIDTLSCSVDDEETIFQMCNSLVCLKKGSKNEGNCVKWDEPGVMEKSFLCDFDKYVKNSCMKIIEDDCETNKKNEYINLNEYCENSFNKLFNIEYVDLPLIFYKTIYANFFSSFNILENKQTEKLIEEYIYMMNIFYKITKKQKYILLHKANSAPNEKKYINGNYKNGDALLYSDHIIAIADGVSSIKNSGINVSNFSNDLLKKCLNLYFYQNIYNGLFEEQNKEIFKKYNMTYNADQILKPIICRSACSSNFFGASTLLFSSLNKDKLHICSIGDCQMLIVRLKKDFINNTIFEKIKIRHTESGHLENSGEYEIGSDKSGENGNRNENENENENRNGNINENENGNGNGNGNENDTTENKLMSNESFEKCEIPAVDENVTPSNNVYEDISQKNNFPIIKQLSQISSKYECENIYTNSLENIKSSLMNIYSNNKKMIENDLFNGVDDKKKFEKKKQNEDIILYIEEEFDECMFQYFDEILSDNNYKIGNLSFTIKDKELDVYSNIRSNTLISQYISTKTESEISYDNDDKTVLDKNTLDDTGYKNLMKFFTLDRTHILNNNQEYEEVDILQYENMMKNQLINKTENNLERNEIENNDNNVFSKDILKKSKNKKNCNFNNYRFRYNKENIYEFDIIYKSKIQQHYFNCPYQITFMPSNIKKGLNINTNNMALKVDLKMNKYSDIIEKCLRYSDYSIVDIKTNDIIISGSDGLFDNLYDDDIIKVLYNNFYIINFNKFIKLKHFINFYEEYKKTINNINKLILNNIKNSSKTNINLSQPIYNSFYKYDEHNCNSKTKFDGKYNSNLSNTQISDDDKHFDIIQCKHTKGDEYYTIDNTFNDKEYENSLKDCINKRESNNTINKNNNMKNIIKYSKDKFTFPSKIKNMFFNKGKNDNIQQTHDSDYKKKMNDNSSTILKNQKTKEINTENYLTSLNKENEENEENDNKQLIEQNTLIDPPNEYVNKNQFDINYDQNSYNINDFIHLNKTNKKKIFIAEKKIPDDACLYDSSDLILFDKKNNIYLNIKKACDEIMELSNILANQQLNNRLLKKRIKIDKEKKKNMNSQKKKKCSEKIISCEQTEKTTKESNESTNIFPNFSEEHMEIFDKINYDDIQSNRSKDKIILTPISEYIYDKYKKYFNMGKPDDTTVIISIIKKNKYI; encoded by the coding sequence atggaaagttttttaaataaatgtttacATATTGATACATTAAGTTGTAGTGTAGACGATGAGGAAACAATTTTTCAAATGTGTAATTCGTTGGTGTGTTTAAAAAAAGGGAGTAAAAATGAAGGAAATTGTGTAAAATGGGATGAACCGGGTGTAATGGAAAAAAGCTTTTTGTGTGATTTtgataaatatgtaaaaaatagttgtatgaaaataatagaaGATGATTgtgaaacaaataaaaaaaatgaatatataaatttaaatgaatattgtgaaaattcttttaataaattatttaatatagaatatgtAGACCTacctttaatattttataaaacaatatatgctaatttttttagttcttttaatatattggAAAATAAACAAACGGAAAAATTGATAGAagagtatatatatatgatgaacatattttataaaataacaaaaaaacaaaaatatattttattgcaCAAAGCTAATAGTGCCcctaatgaaaaaaaatatattaatggtaattataaaaatggtgatgcattattatatagtgATCATATTATAGCAATAGCTGATGGCGTTTCGTCTATAAAAAATAGCGGAATTAATGTTAGCAATTTTTCTAATgatcttttaaaaaaatgtctaaatttatatttttatcaaaacatatataatggATTATTTGAAGAGCAAAACAAAGAGATATtcaaaaagtataatatgacATATAATGCTGATCAAATATTAAAACCTATTATATGTCGAAGTGCTTGTTCTTCTAATTTTTTTGGAGCATCGAcacttttattttcatctttaaACAAAGATAAGTTACATATTTGTAGTATTGGAGATTGCCAAATGTTAATTGTTAGGCTAAAAAaagattttataaataatacaatttttgaaaaaataaaaataagacaTACGGAATCGGGGCATTTGGAAAATAGTGGAGAGTATGAGATAGGTAGTGATAAAAGTGGCGAAAATGGAAAtagaaatgaaaatgaaaatgaaaatgaaaatagaaatggaaatataaatgaaaatgaaaatggaaATGGAAATGGAAATGGAAATGAAAATGACACAACGGAAAACAAACTAATGAGCAATGAAAGTTTTGAAAAATGTGAAATACCTGCAGTTGATGAAAATGTTACCCCTTCTAATAATGTATACGAAGATATttctcaaaaaaataattttccaaTAATCAAACAATTATCTCAAATATCTTCAAAATATGAAtgtgaaaatatatatacaaattctttggaaaatataaaatcaagtttaatgaatatatattcgaacaacaaaaaaatgatagaAAACGATCTTTTTAATGGGGtggatgataaaaaaaaatttgaaaaaaaaaaacaaaacgaagatattattttatatattgaaGAAGAATTTGATGAATGTATGTTCCAATATTTTGATGAAATTTTATctgataataattataaaataggAAATTTATCATTTACAATAAAAGACAAAGAATTAGATGTTTATTCAAATATAAGATCAAACACATTAATTTCTCAATACATTTCAACTAAAACAGAAAGTGAAATATCTtatgataatgatgataaaactgttttagataaaaatacattAGATGATACTGggtataaaaatttaatgaaattTTTTACTTTGGATAGAACTCACATTTTAAACAATAACCAGGAATATGAAGAAGTAGATATTTTGcaatatgaaaatatgatgaaaaacCAACTAATCAATAAAAcagaaaataatttagaaagaaatgaaatagagaacaatgataataatgtGTTTTCTAaagatattttaaaaaaatcaaaaaataagaaaaattgtaattttaataattaccgatttagatataataaagaaaatatttatgaatttgatataatttataaatctaAAATTCAACaacattattttaattgCCCATATCAGATTACTTTTATGCcatcaaatataaaaaagggtttaaatattaatacaaataatatggCATTAAAAGTagatttaaaaatgaataaatatagtgatattattgaaaaatgTTTAAGATATTCTGATTATTCTATTGTTGATATAAAAACTAACGATATAATTATAAGTGGAAGTGATGGTTTATTTGACAATTTATATGATgatgatataataaaagttctatataataatttttatataataaattttaataaatttataaaattaaagcaTTTCATAAACTTTTatgaagaatataaaaaaacaatcaataatattaataaattaatattaaataatataaaaaatagtagcaagacaaatataaatttatcacAACCAATATACAAttctttttataaatatgatgaacATAATTGTAATAGCAAAACAAAATTTgatggaaaatataattctaACCTAAGTAATACTCAAATATCAGATGATGATAAACATTTTGATATAATACAATGTAAACACACGAAAGGAGACGAATATTATACTATAGACAATACTTTTAATGATAAAGAATATGAAAATTCTTTAAAAgattgtataaataaaagagAATCTAATAAtactattaataaaaataataatatgaagaatataataaaatatagtaaGGATAAATTTACATTTCCTTCCAAAATTAagaatatgttttttaataaaggaaaaaatgataatatacaACAAACTCACGATAgtgattataaaaaaaaaatgaatgatAATAGCtcaactattttaaaaaatcaaaaaacaaaagaaataaatactgaaaattatttaacgtcattaaataaagaaaatgaagaaaatgaagaaaatgataataaacaGTTAATTGAGCAAAATACTTTAATTGACCCACCAAATGAATATGTTAACAAAAATCAATttgatataaattatgatcaaaatagctataatataaatgattttatacatttaaacaaaacaaataaaaaaaaaatttttattgcAGAGAAAAAAATACCTGACGATGCATGTTTATACGATTCTTctgatttaattttatttgacaaaaaaaataatatatacttaaatattaaaaaggcTTGTGATGAAATTATGGAATTGTCAAATATTTTAGCTAACCAACAACTAAATAACAGGTTgctaaaaaaaagaataaaaatagacaaagaaaagaaaaaaaatatgaacagtcaaaaaaaaaaaaaatgttctGAGAAAATAATCTCGTGTGAGCAAACTGAAAAAACTACAAAAGAAAGTAATGAAAGTactaatatatttccaaatttTTCTGAAGAACATATGGAAATATTTGATAAAATCAATTATGACGATATTCAATCGAATAGATCCAAagacaaaattatattaacacCTATATcggaatatatatatgacaaatacaaaaaatattttaacatGGGGAAGCCCGATGATACTACTGTCATAATttctattataaaaaaaaacaaatatatttga
- a CDS encoding mRNA cap guanine-N7 methyltransferase, putative, translated as MKSDNIKELEKLENLNGNEHNNNYINEEDGDTGNVNYNSFGKIKNDQNDNETVIEGIQKSNNENFNSINNDYEKNVIKKNENITHSDNNEKGYVNNEGNKKVDEKLCINKNNLFHEINLLIKKKLKINDIIKLNLFYKDNCTKIKPYTIFDNYKNVNMESKINIEIINFLKNCFKNNIRFIDIYSSVVELRGNFNDELINLPIINQIILQKINNNSYKCNFNIDNSVLNYIYVDLLKINKSKSKFKILKKIYEIEEWYYYPDEKNENNKKSAKKNQSEEKSENDDTTSSDYYESDSLIHLYNEEKKKNEKNEQELLNINDTNDSIKKKIDKDKLYIQKLKKLVEEDSDEESIASSENESSSNLDDLLCSNKNHILYKRKILYTKDDNDDNKTVIKIYKEINNEMICVYYPNSSYNQCISLSTLKQIQCNSINDNEVSDKNIYDIYVRDSKKNLTQNIKNDILDCLNEENVKVKKRYIKDVSVYNFCSDDKYKGCNLYLHISKNKKCKNVKIDYNIDYAHFDNNCDIIKMYEVKEGIDISNGENGENEKNGKTPVGTLFDIDKDWKVNIDMHMDIEKAVNEFKKKINGKTDEGMFDENNYNEGEHLETNKLDYLIYNFYKNFECLINLINKLKNSSVKYDYFYPKMIGDVNEEIRKHYDKKKVILLKKSNIKYIRIFNNEVKRIMILFFVSYNSKILDLACGHGQDMLKYNSVKNKIYIGLDISKKEIELAKERLNQNGIKGLCDNDSFIFLQGDILNNKFYRKWKNKNITFDIISINLALHYIIYNEKMSKKFFKILDNFLENEGLLLATTISTITLTDFLMNRSILAISNDTISIKLENDLFTIKFDQENLLKIFKNKNCLDDFIEYINNADSDNKIKYEYFYNIIKNALENTIGIKYYFYLYDTIDASEFVIPQNYLKKKLQEINMVELFNNTAIMFLHYITNNLETYEKYKNIKFFNLINKTIDHNIFESIKLRINKIHGYDKDSQIYYDICSLYHVYVYKKNFDASILGIV; from the exons ATGAAAAGTGATAATATTAAAGAATTAGAAAAACTGGAAAATTTAAATGGAAATGAACataataacaattatataaatgaagaaGATGGGGATACAGGAAATGTCAACTATAACTCttttggaaaaataaaaaatgatcaaaatgataatgaaaCTGTAATAGAAGGAATacaaaaatcaaataatgaaaattttaattcaattaataatgattatgagaaaaatgtaataaaaaaaaatgaaaacataACACACAGTGACAATAATGAAAAAGGATATGTTAATAAtgaaggaaataaaaaagtggatgaaaaattatgtataaataaaaataatttatttcatgaaataaatttattaataaaaaaaaaactaaaaattaatgatattattaaattaaatttattttataaagacaattgtacaaaaataaagccatatacaatatttgataattataaaaatgtaaatatggaaagtaaaataaatatagaaattataaattttttaaaaaattgttttaaaaataatattcgaTTTATTGATATTTATAGTAGTGTTGTAGAATTACGTGGAAATTTTAATGACGAATTAATAAACTTGCCTATAATTAATCAAATTATtttgcaaaaaataaataacaatagTTATAAATgtaattttaatatagaCAACTCTGTtcttaattatatatatgtagaccttttgaaaataaataaaagtaaatCTAAATTTAAAATACTGAAAAAGATATATGAAATAGAGGAATGGTATTATTATCCTGAtgagaaaaatgaaaataataaaaaatcggcgaa aaaaaaccaaagtgaagaaaaaagtgaaaaCGATGATACAACATCAAGTGATTATTATGAAAGTGATTCTcttatacatttatataatgaagagaaaaaaaaaaatgaaaaaaatgaacaagaGTTACTAAATATTAATGATACAAATGatagtataaaaaaa aaaatagataagGACAAgttatatattcaaaaattaaaaaaattagtagAAGAAGATAGTGATGAAGAATCTATTGCATCATCAGAAAATGAAAGTTCAAGTAACTTAGATGATTTACTATGTAGTAATaaaaatcatattttatataaaagaaaaatattatatactaaagatgataatgatgataataaaacagtaattaaaatatataaagaaataaataatgagaTGATATGTGTCTATTATCCAAATAGTTCATATAATCAGTGTATAAGTTTAAGTACTTTGAAACAGATACAATGTAATAGtataaatgataatgaagtttctgataaaaatatatatgatatttaTGTACGAGAttcgaaaaaaaatttgacccaaaatataaaaaatgatattttagACTGTTTAAATGAGGAAAATgttaaagtaaaaaaaagatatatcaAAGATGTTtctgtatataatttttgcagTGATGATAAGTATAAAGGCTGCAATTTATATTTACacatatcaaaaaataaaaaatgtaaaaatgtaaaaattgaTTATAACATCGATTATGCACATTTTGACAACAATTGcgatataattaaaatgtaCGAAGTAAAGGAGGGCATCGACATCTCAAATGGTGAAAATGgcgaaaatgaaaaaaatggaaaaacgCCAGTTGGCACACTATTCGATATTGACAAGGACTGGAAAGTCAATATTGATATGCATATGGATATAGAGAAAGCAGTAAAtgagtttaaaaaaaaaattaatggaaAAACCGATGAAGGTATgtttgatgaaaataattacaaCGAAGGGGAGCATCTTGAAACAAACAAACTGgattatttaatttacaatttttataaaaattttgaatgtttaattaatttgataaataaattaaaaaatagttCAGTAAAATATGATTATTTTTACCCTAAAATGATAGGAGATGTAAATGAAGAAATTCGAAAacattatgataaaaaaaaagtaattttattaaaaaaatcgaatattaaatatatcagaatatttaataatgaaGTAAAAAGAataatgatattattttttgtttcctATAACTCAAAAATATTAGATCTTGCATGTGGACATGGGCAAGATATGCTTAAATATAATTCagtgaaaaataaaatatatattggattagatatttcaaaaaaagaaattgaaTTAGCTAAAGAACGATTGAATCAAAATGGTATAAAAGGTTTATGTGATAATgatagttttatttttttgcaaggagatatattaaataataaattttatagaaaatggaaaaataaaaatattacttTTGATATTATATCAATTAATTTAGCATtacattatataatatataatgaaaaaatgtctaaaaagttttttaaaattttagataattttttagaaaatGAAGGATTATTATTGGCAACAACAATTTCGACTATAACTTTAACCGATTTTTTGATGAACCGATCGATTTTGGCTATTTCTAatg acACGATATCTATAAAGCTAGAAAACGATCTATTCACTATAAAATTTGATCAAGAGAATTTGTtgaaaattttcaaaaacaaaaactgTTTAGATGATTTTAtagaatatattaataatgcaGATtcagataataaaataaaatatgaatatttttacaatataataaaaaatgcattagAAAATACTATaggaataaaatattatttttatttatatgatacAATAGATGCGAGTGAATTtgttatacctcaaaattatttaaagaaaaaacttcaagaaataaatatggttgaactttttaataatacagCTATTATGtttcttcattatataactaataatttagaaacttatgaaaaatataaaaatataaaattttttaatttaattaataaaactattgatcataatatttttgaaagTATTAAATTAAGAATTAACAAAATTCATGGTTATGATAAAGActcacaaatatattatgatatatgtTCTTTATATCATGTATAtgtttacaaaaaaaattttgatgCATCCATATTGGGGATTGTTTAA
- a CDS encoding origin recognition complex subunit 2, putative produces MLKSIEVHSPKKIVKPDDGDEEIKKENEKEEYLITDLAGNNKNMPSLIIRIPSNINKFLSKEEIKIKYDKNISLPTDNLNNGLSSFKVDSSPFTFHEDSYSTIDPKVDLTYPSDTNISFGSSTIGSNLIKNVELKNETYIDNTANIINSENNCDNDEINEFLLKDFKNNYVEKYEANACNDSIEFLREHTKNELEHFLKNKKHNICDEMKINDIINIDYDKINEKNIIPYFLTNMFDQEQKKKREKMKLQLEQQRKIMMEKKKNEKVNKKNMNKETRLKKKKKKNINLKKEETENLKENTKKKETDSETNDYDEEEGESESENYDNYMDESDKELDINIYNDPTKYGIEGSSDYSEGMKSELDNSQDEENTANDQSNNTNLKNKKSKKQQKNKNSNNYDEEGDETNENSNTITKKGKSKKNENIEDIVDSSIQKLISYDYYSSLNIKEIIKPSDKIKSLSAFIPTDENLDNYDQIKKLKYLINNLPHTHIKEKRSLYHYNIKQFIKWKVYLLNNINICLYGIGSKYHLLNFFSDVCLNDANKCIILGFEEEINLEEIIIRILEYHYKYKTTKKLKSFELLYELTEKVNESNIPLYFVIHNLDNAKLYPYYDCFSFLSQYNNIYFICTIDDVSFELNINFKNVSSINFHYMKCHTWIDYRHEILRQWNKFLPEWVFNKKCEHIDVKKNIETILSALSINHKRLFKIIASMQLENLEKGIFGVEKELLLQDKRLFTVGASSIRINSLLVEFVSHNVITETRLKEGNTFLKINVDNDELKRIVDTLQ; encoded by the coding sequence ATGCTGAAGAGTATTGAAGTTCATTCcccaaaaaaaattgttaagcCAGATGATGGAGATGAAGAAatcaaaaaagaaaatgaaaaagaagaatATTTAATAACAGACTTGGcaggaaataataaaaatatgcctAGTCTTATTATAAGAATACCaagtaatataaataaatttttaagtaaagaagaaataaaaataaaatatgataaaaatatttcattaccTACTGATAACTTAAATAATGGATTAAGTTCATTTAAAGTTGATTCATCTCCATTTACATTTCATGAAGATTCCTATTCAACTATTGACCCAAAAGTTGATCTCACATATCCATCTGATACAAACATTAGTTTTGGCTCTTCAACTATTGGTAgcaatttaattaaaaatgtggaattaaaaaatgagaCATATATTGACAATACTgctaatattataaatagtgaaaataatTGTGATAATGATGAGATAAATGAATTTCTCTTAAaagattttaaaaataattatgtgGAAAAATACGAAGCAAATGCATGTAATGATagtatagaatttttaagagaacatacaaaaaatgaattagaacattttttaaaaaataaaaaacataatatttgtgatgaaatgaaaataaatgatattattaatattgactatgataaaattaatgaaaaaaatattattccatattttcTTACTAATATGTTTGATCaggaacaaaaaaaaaaaagagaaaaaatgaaattacaACTTGAACAACAGAGAAAAATTATGatggaaaagaaaaaaaatgaaaaagttaataaaaaaaatatgaataaagaAACTaggttgaaaaaaaaaaaaaaaaaaaatatcaatttaaaaaaagaagaaactgAAAATTTGAAAGaaaatacgaaaaaaaaagaaacagaCTCAGAAACAAATGATTATGACGAAGAAGAAGGAGAAAGTGAAAgtgaaaattatgataacTATATGGATGAATCTGATAAAGAActtgatataaatatttataatgatCCAACAAAATATGGTATTGAAGGTAGTAGTGATTATTCTGAAGGAATGAAAAGTGAATTAGACAATTCACAAGATGAAGAAAATACAGCAAATGATCAAtcaaataatacaaatttaaaaaataaaaaaagtaaaaaacaacaaaaaaataaaaactctaataattatgatgaaGAAGGTGATGAAACAAATGAAAATTCCAATACAATtacaaaaaaaggaaaatcaaaaaaaaacgaaaatatTGAAGATATTGTAGATAGTTCTattcaaaaattaatatcatatgattattattcaagtttaaatataaaagaaataataaaaccaagtgataaaataaaatcttTATCTGCATTTATTCCAACAGAtgaaaatttagataattatgatcaaatcaaaaaattaaaatatttaataaataatttaccTCATACTcatattaaagaaaaaagatcactatatcattataatattaaacaaTTCATTAAATGGAaagtttatttattaaataatataaatatatgtttatatggTATAGGCTCaaaatatcatttattaaattttttttctgatGTTTGTTTAAATGATGCAAATAAATGCATTATATTAGGATTTgaagaagaaataaatttaGAAGAAATTATTATACGTATATTAGAATATcattataaatacaaaacaacaaaaaaattaaaatcatTTGAATTATTGTATGAATTAACAGAAAAAGTTAACGAATCAAATATTCcactttattttgttatacaCAATTTAGATAATGCTAAATTATACCCATATTATGATtgcttttcttttttaagcCAATACAATAATAtctattttatatgtactATTGATGATGTTTCATTTGAgctaaatattaattttaaaaatgtaagttccattaattttcattatatgaaATGTCACACCTGGATAGATTATAGACATGAAATTTTAAGACAGTGGAATAAATTTTTACCTGAATGggtttttaataaaaaatgtgaacatatagatgtaaaaaaaaatattgaaactATTCTTAGTGCATTAAGTATTAACCATAAAAGATTGTTTAAAATCATTGCATCTATGCAATTagaaaatttagaaaaaggGATATTTGGAGTCGAAAAAGAATTATTATTGCAAGATAAACGGCTATTTACTGTAGGTGCATCTAGCATAAGAATTAATTCACTTCTTGTTGAATTTGTTTCACACAATGTTATAACTGAAACTAGACTTAAAGAGGGAAACACATTCCTAAAAATTAATGTGGATAACGATGAGCTCAAACGAATTGTTGATACATTACAATAA